The following coding sequences lie in one Fusarium poae strain DAOMC 252244 chromosome 1, whole genome shotgun sequence genomic window:
- a CDS encoding hypothetical protein (BUSCO:58513at5125), translated as MLIQLSRATRARSAVAAVSRVARPNAVQVRGFIAPTVSRKADFVQELYLKELKAYKIPAVKESDAEGNVQTFSVPKTPASPEETDLAGNLKEYESMAVEIEGQDTSAQTAGTPKVADWLEAEEDEEPHH; from the exons ATGCTCATCCAACTCTCTAGGGCTACG CGCGCTCGCTCCGCCGTTGCGGCTGTTTCTCGTGTCGCCAGACCCAATGCCGTCCAGGTGAGGGGCTTCATTGCTCCTACCGTCTCCAGGAAAG CCGACTTCGTCCAAGAGCTTTAcctcaaggagctcaaggCCTACAAGATCCCCGCCGTCAAGGAGTCCGATGCCGAGGGCAACGTCCAGACCTTCAGCGTCCCCAAGACCCCCGCTTCCCCCGAGGAGACCGACCTTGCCGGCAACTTGAAGGAGTACGAGAGCATGGCTGTTGAGATCGAGGGCCAAGACACCTCCGCCCAGACTGCCGGTACCCCCAAGGTTGCTGACTGGCTCGAGGctgaggaggacgaggagcCTCACCACTAA
- a CDS encoding hypothetical protein (SECRETED:SignalP(1-19)~TransMembrane:5 (n3-14c19/20o214-235i247-266o278-297i317-337o343-365i)), with amino-acid sequence MKWSTSSLLAALCAPSVLAITSEFCPKNGKVCFTWGVPEASASSGSGPIYFQLKAPTSMSWAGLGIGDRMSGSQMFIMYQDGKGNVTLSPRPGTGNVMPRYSKMDGLELLEGSGVKGNEMIANVRCNGCKNLNLKGSDLWIAAWLSGNSMDSTSPSEAISQHDDHATFDVDLVKASMTSDSNPFLSANTNQGGSSSGGAVSETSSRGASSTVKLAHGIIMSIVFIAGYPLGAVLMPMLGKWIIHAGWQVVMLLLMWAGFGLGYVYARDGGYWGKQAHTRMGTAVCALITLQPILGYMHHRYFLSHGGRGIISHVHIWFGRALMIIGIVNGGLGLQLANSSKAYIIAYSVIAGLAAVLYLGAAIVGERRRSASRVKQISPQMSQEEAR; translated from the exons ATGAAGTGGTCAACTAGCTCATTGCTAGCGGCGCTGT GTGCCCCTAGCGTACTCGCTATCACATCTGAATTCTGCCCAAAGAATGGCAAGGTTTGCTTCACCTGGGGCGTCCCAGAAGCCTCCGCCAGCTCAGGATCCGGCCCCATCTATTTCCAGCTCAAGGCACCAACAAGTATGTCATGGGCAGGTCTCGGTATCGGCGACCGAATGTCTGGCTCCCAGATGTTCATAATGTATCAGGACGGAAAGGGCAATGTCACTCTGAGCCCAAGACCAGGAACAGGCAATGTCATGCCTCGGTACTCGAAGATGGACGGACTCGAGCTATTGGAAGGTTCTGGAGTAAAGGGCAATGAGATGATTGCCAATGTTCGATGCAACGGCTGCAAGAACCTGAATCTCAAGGGTTCTGACCTGTGGATTGCCGCCTGGCTGTCTGGCAACTCTATGGATTCGACAAGCCCCTCCGAAGCCATTTCTCAGCACGATGATCACGCTACCTTTGATGTCGACCTGGTCAAAGCCTCGATGACCTCCGATAGCAACCCGTTCCTTTCCGCCAACACAAACCAAGGTGGCTCCAGCTCTGGTGGCGCCGTGTCCGAGACATCTAGCCGTGGTGCAAGCAGTACGGTTAAGCTGGCCCACGGTATCATCATGTCTATTGTATTCATCGCCGGATACCCTCTGGGCGCCGTTCTCATGCCCATGCTTGGCAAGTGGATCATCCATGCCGGCTGGCAGGTCGTTATGTTGCTCCTGATGTGGGCTGGATTCGGACTTGGATATGTCTATGCCAGAGACGGAGGATAT TGGGGAAAGCAAGCTCACACCCGAATGGGCACTGCAGTCTGTGCTCTGATCACCCTTCAGCCCATTCTTGGTTACATGCATCACCGATACTTCCTCAGCCATGGCGGGCGAGGCATCATCAGCCATGTCCATATCTGGTTCGGCAGAGCACTCATGATCATCGGTATCGTAAACGGCGGTCTTGGTCTACAGCTCGCAAACTCGTCTAAGGCATACATCATTGCATACTCAGTCATTGCAGGTCTTGCTGCTGTTCTCTATCTCGGTGCTGCCATTGTTGGTGAGAGGCGACGATCGGCTTCTCGCGTTAAGCAGATTTCACCTCAGATGTCTCAGGAGGAGGCACGATAA